The genomic region AACGAAGCGGCGGCGGCAACCCTGGACGGAAGCGTGATCAAGCCGGTCCTCGTCATGCCGAGCTCCGCCTGACGTGCTCCAGGGCCGGCGGCGTGACCCGCGTCGGCCCAGGTCGGCACGGGGTGATGCGCTGGGTCGGGCAGGCGCGTGGCGGTGGCCGGCTCATAGACGTCGGCGAGCGTGGTGAACAGCTGTGCCGCCGCACGGTGACCGTACGAGCCACCGGTCCCGACGCCCACGCCGCGGCCGCCGCGCCGACCGACATCCTCGCCAACGCCGAACAGTCCTCCGGCGCGTGCTCGCGCATCCGCTGCGTTCGGAGCCTCCCGTCCTCATCATGTGAGCAGTGTTTCGCTCCCAGAAAGGACGTACACACAATGAAGGTCATCATCATCGGTGCCGGCGTGCTGGGCGTAAGTGTCGCGAGGCAGCTTGCGGTCGCAGGTGAGGACGTTCTCCTGCTCGATCAGCGGAAAGCCGGCGCCGGTACCACCGCGACCACCTTCGCCTGGACCAACTCCAGTCGGAAGCCCGATCCGGACTACCACCGGCTGAACCTCGCGGGGATGGAGGAACACGCCAGGCTCGCCGAGCAACTGCCTGGTGCGCGGTCGTACTTCGCCAGCGGGGCGCTGCAGTGGGCGGACGCCGCAAACGAGCAGCGGCTCGCTGCCAACGTGGAACGACTGCGGTCTCTCGGCTACCCGGCGCACTGGGTCACGTCCGACGAAGCGACCCGGATCGCGGGCGACCTCCGGATCCCGGCGACCACCACGTCCATCGCGCACTTCCCCAGCGAGGGATACGTTCTGCCGGACCTCTTCGTGAACACCGTGCTGGCGGATGCCGAGCGGCACGGAGCCAGGTGCGCGGTCGGCGAGGTCGTGGCCATCGGCGACAGACCTGACGGAGTGTCCGTCACCCTGGCCGGAGGCGACGTCCGCACGGGCGACCGCCTCGTCCTGGCGGCAGGCCGCTGGACACAACGGCTCGCCGCACAGGCCGGGATCGACGTTCCCATGGTGACGGACATCGGCCGTGGATCCCAGACAGTCGGTCTGCTCGGATACTCCAGGTCCCCGGAAGTCGACCTGCGCTGCGTGATCCACAGCCCCGGACTCAACCTCCGTCCCGCGGCCGGCGGGCATGCCGTCCTGCAAGCTCTCGATCTGAACGCCGACGTCGATCCCGCGGATCCTCCGTCCGCGGACGGGAACATCGCGAGCACCCTCGCCCGGCGGTTCTCGGCGCTGCTGCCCAACCCGGGCCGGGCACCGGAGATCGACCTGCGCATCGGCTTACGGTCACTGCCCGCGGACGGCCGCACCGTCGCCGGCTACGCCTCCCCGCAGTCCCGCGTCTACTGCCTCGTCTCGCACAGCGGGGTCACCCTGGCGCCGGTACTCGGACGGCTGGTCGCGACCGAGATCACAACCGATCAGGAACAGGGCCTCCTCGGGGCCTTCCGGCCCACCCGGTTCGCCGGCGTACGGCGCTCGGACATCGAGGTGGACCAACACGCCACCGGTCTGGGCGATCAGTAGCCGACGCCCCCCGACGCCCCCCGACGCCCTCAAGCACGAGTCCTTTCCCATGACCTGCAACTCCCACGACCTGCAACTCCCATGACCCGCAACGCGATCCAGCGCCTGTTCACCACAAGCGCTCGGCGTGACGAGACGTCAGCCGAGCAGGATGGCACGGAGGTTGGGGACGAGATGTCGGACGAGTTCCTCGTCCGACATCTCCGCCAGCGGGCCGCTCTTGAAGACGTACCGGGAGAAGGTCACCCCGATCAGATACGCGCCCACGGAACTGACGCGTTCTTCGAGGTGCGGGCCCGGAATCACGCGCCGGTACATCTCCAGGCTCTCGTCCTGCATCGCGGCGAACAGCCGCCTGGCCGCCTCCTCTTCGGAAGCCACCGCGCGGATCAGCGCGACGAAGGGGTCGTTGCCCCCGCTCTCGGACATGCGGCGGGCGTACGAGCGGGCGACGCGCGTGGGCAGCGAGTTGGGATCGCCGGCCACCTCGGCAAGCAGGTTCCGGGAGCTCGGGACCGCGGCGAGGAAGAGCTGCTCCTTGGACCCGAAGTGGCGGATCACGAGACCGTGGGTCACTCCGGCCCGGCGCGCCACGTCCCGGATGGTCGTCTTCGCGAAGCCGAGCTCGGCGAACGCGTCCCGTGCCGCCTCCAGGATGGCCGCCCTGCGTACTTCCGGTTGCCGGGTGCGCTTCCTGGCCGGAGCGGCGTCCTCGCCACTCTCCGTCGGCGTCATCTCGGCTGGTGATCCAGTCATTCCGTAAGTGTACGTGTGGTCATCTCGTCCTGGTCTTTCTGGTTACTGGCGAGTGGCTTCCGCGGTGGAGGGCATAGCCCTGTACCCATCTCACCTGCACTCTTATGGAATCGCTTAGTGACCAGGTGGACATTAGCGATTCCCGCGTCGTAGAGTCACTAGTGACCACTTGGTCACTAGTGAATAGAAGGGAAGTCCCGTCATGGCCCCCGAACCTCTGACCCCGGCCAACACCACCATCGTTCTCGTCGACTACGCCGTCGGCTTCGCGAACCTGCTCGGCTCCCACGATCTGAACTCGCACATCCATGCCGTCACCGGCCTGGCCAAGACCGCGAAGTGGTACGGAAGCGGTCTGGTCGTCACCAACGGCGAGGCCGGCAAGCCGTCCGGGCCGCTCTATCCGGAGCTGCTCGACGTCATCGGTGACGAGCCGGTCATCGAGCGCGCCACCGACTTCAACTCCTTCCTCGACGAGCCGTTCGCCGAGGCGGTCCGTGCCGCCGGCCGCAAGAACCTGGTGATCGGCGGTATCGCCACCGACGGCTGTGTCCTGCAGACCGTGCTCGGCGGGCTGCGTGAGGGCTACCGCGTACACCTGGTGGTGGACGCTTCCGCGAGCCTGACGACCGAGGCCCACGAGACGGCGGTGCAGCGCATGGTCCAGGCCGGTGTAGTGCCGGTGACCTGGTTCTCGCTGGCGGCCGAGTTCCAGCTCGACCCCGCGTTCCATGACGCCCCGCACCGGTTGCGGCTGATGCAGGAGAACGTGCCGTCCATGGGCATGAGCGTCCGGTCGTACGGCAACGCCCTGGCGCAGGGCCGCCGCGCAGCCGCCGCTGTCTGAGCCGGTCCCCTCCGACTCGTCGGCCTCCTCCGATTCGCCGGCCTCCTCCGATTCGTCGGCCCCCTCCGATTCGTCGGGTCCCGGCCGCGCCTGAACGCGTCTTCGAGTGGCCGGGCGGGGAGTTGCGGCGGGGATAATCGTGGCATGACGGAGGAGCTGGGCACGCGGGTGCAGGCGGCACGGGACCGGGCGTTCGCGGGCAGGGTGGGCGAACTGGCCCTGTTCCGGGCGGCGCTCGCCGGTGAGGCGCGCGCGTTCACCGTCCTGTTCCTGCACGGCCCCGGCGGCATCGGCAAGTCGATGCTGCTGCGGCGCCTCGCCGAGGAGGCACGCTCGGTGGGCCGTACGGTCGTCGAGGTGGACGGCCGTACCACCCAGGCCACGCCCGCCGCCTTCGAGCAGGAGGCGCGGGCGGCGCTCACCGACGAGCGTGCCGTACTGCTCGTGGACACCTTCGAACGGTGTCAGGGCCTTGAGGGCTGGCTCCGCGACAGGTTCCTGCCCAGGCTGCCGGCCGGGGCGATCGTGGTGATCGCCGGACGGCTGACGCCCGATCCCCGGTGGACCACCGATCCGGGCTGGTCGGATCTGCTCCGCGTCACCACACTGCGCAACCTCTCCCCGGACGAGTCCACGGCCTTCCTCGACGCCCGAGGAGTCCCGGGCCACGCGCACGCCCCGCTGCTCGCGTTCACCGGCGGCCACCCCCTCGCGCTCGCCCTCGCCGCGGCCGTCGCCGTCAAGGACGAAAAGGCGGCCGCGCGCTGGGAGCCGAGCCGCGAGGTGATCGAGACACTGCTGCCCGAACTCGTCGGCGAGGTGCCGTCCGCCCTGCACCGACGGGCGCTGGAGGTGTGCGCGCACGCGTACATGACGTCGGAGTCGCTGCTCAGGGCCATGCTCGGCGACGAGGAGGCCGGACCGCTCTTCTCCTGGCTGCGCTCGCTGCCGTTCATCGAGTCCAGTCCGCAGGGCCTGTTCCCGCACGACGTGGTCCGCGAGGCCCTGGAGGCGGACCTGCGCTGGCGCGACCGTACGGGCTTCGAGGAACTGCATCTGCGGCTGCACCGGCATCTGTACGAGCAGGTCAGGGCCGTACCGGAAGCCGCACTGCTGCCCGCCGTCGGGTCGCTCCTCTACATGTACCGCGGCGACGGCCATATGTCGGAGTTCCATTCCTGGCGCGCCGAGGGCGAGGTGTCCGAGGAGCCGTGCGGCCCGCGGGACCACGGTCGCGTGCTCCAACTGGCCGCCGAGGCCGAGGGCGAGGCGTCCGCGGCGATCGTCCGCTTCTGGCTCGGCGAGCAGCCCGGGGCGTTCCGGATCTACCGCTCCACGCACACCGGCGAGATCGTCGCCTTCGCCGCCTGGCTACGGCTCGAAGAGCCGGTGGGCGTGGACACCGACCCGGTGGTCGCGGCGGCCTGGGCGCACGCGCGTGCCACCGCCCCGCCCCGCGAGGGCGAGCATCTGGGCATCGCGCGCTTCTCCGTGTACCCGCCCGCCTATCAGCTGCCCTCCGGGCCCATGGATCTCATCCAGTGGCACACCATGGGCGACATCTTCCGCGCCGAGCGCCTCGCCTGGTCCTACATCGTGATGCGGGACGCCGACCTCTGGGGGCCGCATCTGCGGCACTTCGACATGCCGCCGCTCGCCGAGGCGCCGCCCGTCGGCGACTTCACGTACACCCTCTTCGCCCATGACTGGCGGGCCCAGCCGGCCGGGCCCTGGCTGGACCTCAAGACCCGGGTGATGCTCGACGGGCCCCAGGCGACGCCCCCGCCGGCGGAGCTCGTGGTGCTGTCCCGGCCGGAGTTCGACGCGGCCGTGCGCGACGCGCTGCGCGGGATGCGCAAGCCCGAGGCGCTCGCCGGCAGCCCGCTGGCGCGCAGCAAACTCGCCGTCGAGTACGGCATGTCGCTGGGCGACGTCCTCGTCCAGGCGGTCGGCGAACTGCGCGAGGAGCGGGGCGGCGAGAAGTACCACCGGGCCGTCGTGGCCACGTATCTGAGTGGGGCGCCCACGCAGGAGGCGGTCGCCGAACGGCTCGGACTGCCGTTCAGCACCTATCGCCGGCATCTGACCGGCGGCATCGACCGGCTGTGCGACGCGCTGTGGCGACGGGAGCTGTACGGAGTCCTGCCGTCCGGCAAGTGAGCTGTACGGAGTCCTGCCGTCCGGCGAGTGAGCTGTACGGAGTCCTGCCTTCCGGCAAGTGAGCAGGGAACCGGACTGGGAACCGACCACCTCCCGAGCCGATCATCGGCGCCGTGAAGGCCGCGGTTCAGGAGGTCGTACGGTGAAGATCGTCGTGATCGGCGCGGGAGTCGTCGGACTGACGACGGCGCTGCTGCTCGCCCAGGACAGGCATCAGGTGGTGGTCGTCGACCGGGACACCGCCGCGCCCGCCGACGCCAACGCGTGGGAGCGGCCCGGGGTCACCCAGTTCCGCCACCCGCACATCATGATGCCGCGAGCGTGTCAGCTCCTGGCCACGGAGCTTCCCCCGGTCCTGGAGGAGCTCATGGCCCGCGGCGGGCGTACCCACAACATGATCGCCGGGGCCTGGCGCCTCCCGGCTGTCGGCGGCCGACTCCCGGGCGACGAACGGTTCGACACGATCGCCGTCCGCCGCCCCGTCATCGAGGCCGCGCTGACCGCGGTCGCGCTGCGTCACCCGTACCTGACCATCCACCGGGACACCCCGGTGACGGAACTGCTCACCGGCACCGACCGGATCCTCGGCCGGCCGCACATCACCGGCGTGCTCACCCGGTACGACAAAGTCCTGGACGCGGACCTGTTCGTCGACGCGGCGGGCCGCAACTCACCCGTGTCGAAGATGCTCACCGATGTCGGAGCGCCCCGGCCCGTCGAAGACCACGCCGACACCGGATTCCGGCTCTACACCCGGTACTTCCGGTCCACCGACGGAACGCTCCCCGCACAGGCCGCCTGGCCGCTCGATCACCACGACAGCGTGTCCACGATCACCGTT from Streptomyces sp. NBC_00878 harbors:
- a CDS encoding FAD-binding oxidoreductase, with amino-acid sequence MTRVGPGRHGVMRWVGQARGGGRLIDVGERGEQLCRRTVTVRATGPDAHAAAAAPTDILANAEQSSGACSRIRCVRSLPSSSCEQCFAPRKDVHTMKVIIIGAGVLGVSVARQLAVAGEDVLLLDQRKAGAGTTATTFAWTNSSRKPDPDYHRLNLAGMEEHARLAEQLPGARSYFASGALQWADAANEQRLAANVERLRSLGYPAHWVTSDEATRIAGDLRIPATTTSIAHFPSEGYVLPDLFVNTVLADAERHGARCAVGEVVAIGDRPDGVSVTLAGGDVRTGDRLVLAAGRWTQRLAAQAGIDVPMVTDIGRGSQTVGLLGYSRSPEVDLRCVIHSPGLNLRPAAGGHAVLQALDLNADVDPADPPSADGNIASTLARRFSALLPNPGRAPEIDLRIGLRSLPADGRTVAGYASPQSRVYCLVSHSGVTLAPVLGRLVATEITTDQEQGLLGAFRPTRFAGVRRSDIEVDQHATGLGDQ
- a CDS encoding TetR/AcrR family transcriptional regulator, with protein sequence MTGSPAEMTPTESGEDAAPARKRTRQPEVRRAAILEAARDAFAELGFAKTTIRDVARRAGVTHGLVIRHFGSKEQLFLAAVPSSRNLLAEVAGDPNSLPTRVARSYARRMSESGGNDPFVALIRAVASEEEAARRLFAAMQDESLEMYRRVIPGPHLEERVSSVGAYLIGVTFSRYVFKSGPLAEMSDEELVRHLVPNLRAILLG
- a CDS encoding ATP-binding protein; this encodes MTEELGTRVQAARDRAFAGRVGELALFRAALAGEARAFTVLFLHGPGGIGKSMLLRRLAEEARSVGRTVVEVDGRTTQATPAAFEQEARAALTDERAVLLVDTFERCQGLEGWLRDRFLPRLPAGAIVVIAGRLTPDPRWTTDPGWSDLLRVTTLRNLSPDESTAFLDARGVPGHAHAPLLAFTGGHPLALALAAAVAVKDEKAAARWEPSREVIETLLPELVGEVPSALHRRALEVCAHAYMTSESLLRAMLGDEEAGPLFSWLRSLPFIESSPQGLFPHDVVREALEADLRWRDRTGFEELHLRLHRHLYEQVRAVPEAALLPAVGSLLYMYRGDGHMSEFHSWRAEGEVSEEPCGPRDHGRVLQLAAEAEGEASAAIVRFWLGEQPGAFRIYRSTHTGEIVAFAAWLRLEEPVGVDTDPVVAAAWAHARATAPPREGEHLGIARFSVYPPAYQLPSGPMDLIQWHTMGDIFRAERLAWSYIVMRDADLWGPHLRHFDMPPLAEAPPVGDFTYTLFAHDWRAQPAGPWLDLKTRVMLDGPQATPPPAELVVLSRPEFDAAVRDALRGMRKPEALAGSPLARSKLAVEYGMSLGDVLVQAVGELREERGGEKYHRAVVATYLSGAPTQEAVAERLGLPFSTYRRHLTGGIDRLCDALWRRELYGVLPSGK
- a CDS encoding isochorismatase family protein translates to MAPEPLTPANTTIVLVDYAVGFANLLGSHDLNSHIHAVTGLAKTAKWYGSGLVVTNGEAGKPSGPLYPELLDVIGDEPVIERATDFNSFLDEPFAEAVRAAGRKNLVIGGIATDGCVLQTVLGGLREGYRVHLVVDASASLTTEAHETAVQRMVQAGVVPVTWFSLAAEFQLDPAFHDAPHRLRLMQENVPSMGMSVRSYGNALAQGRRAAAAV